From the Ipomoea triloba cultivar NCNSP0323 chromosome 8, ASM357664v1 genome, the window CCCTCAATTCTATGCCTACAAAAACTGCATGGTATAGAACAGGTTTTAGTGTAATTTTATTCAGACTGTCACAACAGCATAACAATACAGTATGCTgcagcaaattgtcattttagatGAGGATATGAATATGCTgtcaaacaaagaaaacataacattaattttatttccttcttattatggagtattattttttgtaagtACATCAGAAAAGCGAATGCACAAATGATCTACAACTAGTTGGAACAATGTTTATTTTCACTTCAGAAACTGAATGGGAATGCATAATCTCAGCACAAGTTCTCGAGATGCTGAGAAAACAAATGCtcaaaattcataataattttaGGTGTCGAGTGTCATTGACAAAAGCAGATCCAATCATCCAAACtgacatattaataaataaagtttacaTGAGTCAAGAAAGCACACTGCAATGATATGACAAATTTGCCAATGAGAATATATCAAGGGTATAAATCTGCAAAGAAATTAGCCAAACTAAGATTCCATTTGTTTGAAGGCCAGTAACTACATTTAGGGCAGACAAGAATGTTTGTTGCCTATATGTATCTGCATAAGAGTATGCAATCGCCAGTGTTGCAGAGCATAATTTTCATTTGTTCATTGCTAGCTTGCAGCAAGTAATCCTACTTCATGTCAAAACAAGCATCTTCATCTCAAAGTGATTTTTATCAACCCCTCACCCGAGGGATCCCAAGAACACGACTTTCAATTCCTCAATTCACATCCTTCATTAGAAATTTCAGTCATCCATGTCCGTTTCTTCATCCTCAGAATCAAATATGTagtcctcctcctcctcctcgtcCTCACTATTTATAGACACCCCATTCTGAAACCGTTTGCCATTTTTGCCATCTAGCCTAAGCCAATACACTTCATCATTCTCTTCCTCAAAATCACTATCCTCTGCTTCAGAAAAAGCTGAACCTCTCGAGTCAATAAACTCAATATCATCCATAAAGCCATCAAAGCTAGCAATTTCCTCAGTCATTCCACCATCGAATTCGCTGACAGAGAACCTACTATTACTCTTACTCATCCCTTTCTTTAGCACTAAGTCATTCTCAGTGATCTCCCCGTTTTCGACTCCTATCCAGGGCACCCACAAATCGGCATAACGCCCCAATGATCTATCCCAATCCCCCACCACCACTGTCCCCAAATTGGCAATTCGCGCCCTTTTCAACATCTCGGAGAAATCCGAATCATCCGAAACCAAGAACAGCCAATCAATCCCTCTGCTCATAGAATGCTGCATTTGTCTTTTCAATGCCCAATCTGCAGCCTGAGGCTTATCAGCCACAGTCTTCACAAACACCCCGGCTCGCCTCAGCTCCGAGGCCAAACCGTACCCTTCTTTAGGAGTTACTAAGCTCCTAGCAGCCTCCACATACTTCTGATTGTTATCAATAAACCTCTCCTTGAAACGCTGCCGTTTCTTCCCTTTCAGAGCCCTCATTCTGttcatcttcttctccctctccctctcgtGAAGCTGCTTGAAATGTTTCTTTAAATCCATATTGGTTTTACATTTCCGCCCGCAAACAGAGCAAATGTAGGGCTCTGAAGGCGTCACGGCGCCTTTGCGCTCGAGGATATCGAGACGACGTCGTTCGCGGCGTTCGTCGATTACCCATTGGGGGAGATGGATGAACGCGTGGCGGTTGGCGTATGCTGACATGTCCACCACGTCGCCGAATTTCTCGGCCAATTTTTTCAGCTCCATCGCCGCCTTGTACGGCGGGCCTCGCGGCGGTTTGTTGTCTAAGTCCCACAAGACCACGACTTTCTTGGACTTGGCGGTGTAAACGCCTTCTTTGGTCCGAACCATGTCGATTTCTTGGTCTGAAGCGCAGGCTTTTATGCTCCATCGAAGCGCTCTTTGAGGGTAAATTGAGGGTTTGGGAGGTAATCGAAGTATGGGTTTGAAGGAGGAGAAGTTGGGAGAGAATTGTTTAGGGAGAATTGAAGAATGGGTTTTGAGTTGGATGGGATTGAAGACTGTTGCGCtcagcattatcctcctctgtGGAGGAGATTAATGTGCAGGGAAGATGAACTGGGTAAGGCTTGTATAACTGTATAAGCATTATCTAACGACTTAGGCCTTAGAAAATACCCTTGACAATATGCGAAATTCCTTGTAGGTGAGTAAATAAAGATAATTTGACAGTAAAATATTATacccaaatattataa encodes:
- the LOC116026610 gene encoding uncharacterized protein LOC116026610, producing MLSATVFNPIQLKTHSSILPKQFSPNFSSFKPILRLPPKPSIYPQRALRWSIKACASDQEIDMVRTKEGVYTAKSKKVVVLWDLDNKPPRGPPYKAAMELKKLAEKFGDVVDMSAYANRHAFIHLPQWVIDERRERRRLDILERKGAVTPSEPYICSVCGRKCKTNMDLKKHFKQLHEREREKKMNRMRALKGKKRQRFKERFIDNNQKYVEAARSLVTPKEGYGLASELRRAGVFVKTVADKPQAADWALKRQMQHSMSRGIDWLFLVSDDSDFSEMLKRARIANLGTVVVGDWDRSLGRYADLWVPWIGVENGEITENDLVLKKGMSKSNSRFSVSEFDGGMTEEIASFDGFMDDIEFIDSRGSAFSEAEDSDFEEENDEVYWLRLDGKNGKRFQNGVSINSEDEEEEEDYIFDSEDEETDMDD